One genomic region from Syntrophobacterales bacterium encodes:
- a CDS encoding TRAP transporter small permease subunit: protein MDKLRTFMMAVEKTNFFVGRMMAYVSLICVVVISFEVIMRYVFGMPTNWGHETMFSLFAMYYVMVVGVAHFWRAHVRVDVFYATRTPRTKAILDLITSVFFYCFVLVYIWTSWNFYWSSQMMSAGNTLFGMDLIGENSFTDWAPPLYPVKFMMPFGGVLLLLQGIVWTIRDAHLAFTGREFK, encoded by the coding sequence ATGGACAAATTGAGGACCTTTATGATGGCCGTCGAGAAGACCAACTTTTTCGTTGGCAGGATGATGGCCTATGTATCGCTGATCTGCGTGGTCGTGATCTCCTTCGAGGTGATTATGCGCTACGTCTTCGGCATGCCGACGAACTGGGGGCATGAAACCATGTTCAGCCTGTTCGCGATGTACTATGTCATGGTGGTGGGCGTCGCCCACTTCTGGCGGGCCCATGTGCGGGTCGATGTGTTCTACGCGACCCGAACTCCCCGGACCAAGGCGATCCTGGATCTGATCACCAGCGTTTTTTTCTATTGCTTTGTTCTGGTCTATATCTGGACCTCCTGGAACTTTTACTGGAGTTCCCAGATGATGAGCGCGGGAAACACGTTGTTCGGCATGGACCTAATCGGCGAGAATTCCTTCACCGACTGGGCGCCGCCCCTCTATCCCGTCAAATTCATGATGCCTTTCGGCGGGGTGCTGCTGCTTTTGCAGGGCATTGTCTGGACCATCCGGGACGCCCATCTGGCCTTTACAGGGAGGGAATTTAAATGA
- a CDS encoding TRAP transporter large permease subunit, whose translation MSIEWITILLFGSMIFVMFLGLPVAFATGFVGILFTAIFQGPSAVNVVPTRIFGLMTNYLLDAIPLFILMANILERSGVIEDIYMMVYHWLGWLKGGVATATVAACTMMAAMAGVVGATEVTMGMIALPQMLNRKYDKGLALGGILAGGTLGILIPPSVMLIVYGMVDNSSIGQLYSGAILPGFMLAGIYMIYITIRCYINPKLGPPVPKEERLDWVGLFKVALPIIPAAILIFLVLGTIVVGIAAPTEAAGVGCLGAFIIAKIKGRMPWNELVQAAVNTIKATGMVMWTMFGANVFIALYIMVGGGDFVNSMLLGSGLGKWTILWIMMLILIFLGMFIDWVGIIMLTIPLFGPIIRQLGFDPIWFGVLFAVNMQMSFLTPPFGMSLFYLKSVAPPGVSTVDVWKSAFPFLGLQFVGLVLLMIFPDIILWVPKVLMGN comes from the coding sequence ATGAGCATTGAGTGGATAACCATCCTCCTTTTCGGGAGCATGATTTTTGTAATGTTTTTGGGTCTGCCGGTGGCCTTTGCCACCGGATTCGTCGGCATCCTCTTTACGGCGATCTTCCAGGGTCCGTCCGCGGTCAATGTCGTGCCGACGCGGATCTTCGGCCTGATGACCAATTACCTGCTGGATGCCATTCCGCTCTTTATCCTGATGGCGAACATCCTCGAACGCAGCGGGGTCATCGAGGACATCTACATGATGGTTTACCACTGGCTGGGCTGGCTCAAGGGCGGCGTCGCCACGGCGACGGTTGCCGCCTGCACGATGATGGCGGCGATGGCCGGTGTCGTCGGGGCCACAGAGGTGACGATGGGCATGATCGCCCTGCCGCAGATGCTCAACCGCAAGTACGACAAGGGGCTGGCGCTGGGAGGCATTCTGGCCGGCGGCACGCTGGGTATCCTGATCCCCCCGAGCGTCATGCTGATCGTCTATGGCATGGTGGATAATTCCTCCATCGGCCAGCTCTACTCAGGCGCCATCCTGCCGGGTTTCATGCTGGCGGGGATTTACATGATCTACATCACGATCCGCTGCTACATCAACCCCAAGCTCGGTCCCCCCGTCCCCAAGGAAGAGCGGCTCGATTGGGTCGGCCTGTTTAAGGTGGCGCTCCCGATCATTCCCGCCGCGATCCTGATCTTCCTCGTCCTCGGGACGATCGTTGTCGGGATTGCTGCCCCGACGGAGGCGGCGGGCGTCGGCTGTCTGGGGGCCTTTATCATCGCCAAGATCAAGGGGCGCATGCCCTGGAATGAACTCGTTCAGGCGGCGGTTAACACGATCAAGGCCACGGGTATGGTCATGTGGACCATGTTCGGGGCGAACGTCTTCATCGCGCTCTACATCATGGTGGGCGGTGGTGATTTTGTGAACTCCATGCTTCTCGGCTCGGGCCTCGGGAAATGGACAATCCTCTGGATCATGATGTTGATCCTGATCTTCCTGGGGATGTTCATCGACTGGGTCGGGATCATCATGTTGACGATCCCGCTCTTTGGGCCGATCATCCGGCAACTCGGGTTCGATCCGATCTGGTTCGGGGTTCTCTTCGCCGTAAATATGCAGATGTCCTTCCTGACACCGCCTTTCGGCATGTCGCTCTTCTACCTGAAGAGCGTGGCGCCGCCGGGCGTTTCCACGGTGGACGTCTGGAAATCGGCTTTTCCGTTTTTGGGGCTTCAGTTCGTCGGTCTGGTTCTGCTTATGATCTTCCCGGATATCATCCTCTGGGTGCCCAAGGTGCTCATGGGGAACTGA
- a CDS encoding molybdenum cofactor guanylyltransferase has protein sequence MEQKMTGVILAGGKSSRMGTNKAFLKIAEERLIDRNIRLLRNIFKDVLIVVSNPQEYLLKEATIVTDIVPGKGALGGIYTGLFFAPDKYAFVMACDMPFLNISFVEYMAEKAKGCDIVVPSPPDGLQPLCAVYSRACLPAIKNLLDKNRLQIKNFYPGHKVLEIPAATLSSFDPQGNMFTNLNTPEDFAAFAQSGLSEAG, from the coding sequence ATGGAACAGAAAATGACCGGGGTGATTCTCGCGGGGGGGAAAAGTAGCCGCATGGGAACGAACAAAGCGTTCTTGAAGATAGCAGAAGAGAGACTGATTGACAGAAACATCCGTCTTTTAAGGAACATTTTTAAGGACGTGCTGATTGTCGTCTCAAATCCGCAGGAATATCTGCTGAAGGAGGCAACAATCGTTACCGATATCGTTCCGGGAAAAGGAGCGCTGGGCGGCATTTACACAGGGCTTTTCTTCGCGCCGGATAAATACGCCTTCGTCATGGCCTGCGACATGCCCTTTTTAAATATTAGTTTTGTTGAATACATGGCAGAAAAGGCGAAAGGCTGCGATATTGTTGTTCCTTCTCCTCCGGATGGCCTGCAGCCGCTTTGCGCAGTTTATTCGCGTGCCTGCCTGCCGGCAATTAAGAATCTCCTTGATAAAAACAGGCTGCAGATAAAAAACTTCTACCCTGGCCACAAGGTTCTGGAAATCCCCGCCGCCACGCTGAGCTCTTTCGACCCGCAGGGAAATATGTTCACAAACCTCAACACACCTGAAGACTTCGCTGCCTTTGCGCAATCAGGACTTTCCGAAGCAGGCTGA
- a CDS encoding FAD-binding oxidoreductase yields the protein MPRTDNHVDVFREIVGEANAVADQDKLKALAVDGVMPGLIVSPGTIAETSRVMAAAHGLGLTVLPTGGGTKMSLGGIPKRADLLLSTKRMNGYADYDIANLTIEVECGATVAEVQAKLSAEGEGYFLPLDPPHSQKATIGGVVATNSNGPRRLLYGGLRDIILGNTAVLANGDIVHAGGKVMKNVASYDLTKLMIGSLGSLGLICRTTFRIYLKPESAATLFLAFASLKDADAFFHKVLPSFYYPAALELMNPATVAACRGMVPLSGNYIIAVGLEGIVEAVERQIADMTEMGLKAGAQGTSLLKVDGHRDFWIAYGDFTDELTKNHPDLVVLKANFVISRGTEMMADAEKVAQKAGFECALSCHAGSGILTTAILTGREAGAKKEAIVKLIGEMTEEAVRNDGNLVVEKAPRFIKENVSVWGKIGDDVGLARGLKEKFDPTGVINPGRYVGGI from the coding sequence ATGCCGAGAACTGATAATCATGTTGATGTTTTCCGTGAGATTGTCGGAGAAGCCAATGCTGTCGCCGATCAGGACAAACTGAAGGCCCTGGCGGTGGATGGCGTTATGCCCGGGTTGATCGTTTCTCCTGGAACAATTGCTGAAACGTCAAGGGTCATGGCTGCCGCCCACGGGCTTGGTCTGACAGTGCTTCCCACGGGAGGCGGCACAAAGATGTCGCTGGGCGGCATCCCTAAAAGGGCTGACTTGCTCCTCTCTACGAAGAGGATGAACGGCTATGCCGATTACGATATTGCCAATCTCACCATTGAAGTGGAATGCGGGGCAACGGTAGCCGAGGTACAGGCAAAATTGAGCGCGGAAGGCGAGGGCTATTTCCTGCCGCTCGATCCGCCCCATTCACAGAAGGCGACGATCGGCGGGGTTGTCGCAACTAACTCCAACGGGCCCAGGCGGCTTCTCTACGGGGGGCTGCGCGACATAATCCTGGGCAATACCGCGGTGCTTGCCAACGGGGATATCGTCCATGCCGGCGGCAAGGTGATGAAAAACGTCGCCAGTTACGATCTGACCAAGCTGATGATCGGTTCCCTGGGATCGCTGGGGTTGATCTGTCGGACGACCTTTCGGATTTATTTGAAGCCGGAGTCGGCGGCAACCCTTTTTCTTGCTTTTGCCAGCCTGAAGGATGCCGACGCGTTTTTCCACAAGGTGCTCCCGTCGTTCTACTACCCGGCGGCGCTGGAACTCATGAACCCCGCAACAGTCGCCGCGTGCCGGGGAATGGTTCCGCTTTCCGGCAATTACATCATCGCTGTCGGGCTCGAAGGGATCGTCGAGGCGGTGGAGCGGCAAATCGCCGATATGACGGAAATGGGCCTCAAGGCAGGGGCGCAGGGAACGAGCTTGCTCAAAGTTGACGGGCATCGGGATTTCTGGATTGCGTATGGTGATTTTACGGATGAATTGACGAAGAACCATCCCGATCTGGTTGTGCTCAAGGCGAATTTTGTCATTTCCCGAGGGACGGAAATGATGGCAGACGCGGAAAAGGTTGCGCAAAAAGCGGGGTTCGAATGCGCGCTTTCGTGCCATGCCGGAAGCGGAATCCTTACCACGGCGATTCTGACCGGCCGGGAGGCGGGGGCGAAAAAGGAGGCGATCGTTAAGCTAATCGGGGAGATGACCGAGGAGGCAGTGAGAAACGACGGGAATCTCGTTGTGGAAAAAGCTCCGCGCTTTATCAAGGAAAATGTGTCGGTCTGGGGAAAGATTGGCGATGATGTCGGACTGGCAAGGGGGCTCAAAGAAAAATTCGATCCGACCGGCGTTATCAATCCGGGCCGTTATGTCGGCGGAATATAG
- a CDS encoding (Fe-S)-binding protein, with product MEQQALLGNDTAENVYHCIKCGLCSAHCPVYREIRMEHASPRGKVQITKKMLENDLSLTEEVKKAFLSTCLLCGSCVANCPSGVDQVSLFSGVRWRAMQKYGADWRKRAMFSVLSSRWMMSASATLGEWARRNFGGAWIESRLNAGALCVERIPPLNEKPFNEMVPEVVQPQKGKTNARVLYFHGCATKYLYGDVGLAVVDVLGKMGVEVIIPKDQGCCGLPVFFSGERKASIEVIRENLRLFARDDVDAVIIDCATCSASLKNEYHPILKELQELGEDVTDQELKAAALLSAKVQDVSLFIDSHKEWLPAMKPAGEKIRVTYHDPCHLAKGQKVSAQPRNLLKSIPGVEFVEMNGAIDCCGGGGSFQIDYPEISAKITKRKTDNIEATKAQFCATGCPGCSLTISNHLDPAIKVVHTVQLLQKALQ from the coding sequence ATGGAACAGCAGGCATTGCTCGGCAATGATACGGCGGAAAACGTTTATCATTGCATAAAGTGTGGGTTATGCTCGGCCCACTGTCCGGTTTATCGGGAAATCCGTATGGAACATGCCAGTCCCCGCGGCAAGGTGCAGATTACAAAAAAAATGCTGGAAAACGACCTGAGCCTGACAGAGGAGGTCAAAAAGGCGTTTTTGTCAACCTGCCTTCTCTGTGGTTCCTGCGTTGCCAATTGCCCGAGCGGCGTCGATCAGGTGAGCCTGTTTTCCGGCGTTCGCTGGCGCGCAATGCAAAAATACGGCGCCGACTGGCGCAAGCGGGCGATGTTCAGCGTGCTATCCAGTCGCTGGATGATGTCGGCCTCGGCTACGCTTGGCGAGTGGGCGCGGCGCAATTTCGGCGGGGCCTGGATTGAGTCCAGGCTCAATGCCGGTGCTCTTTGTGTCGAACGGATTCCGCCGCTGAATGAAAAGCCCTTCAACGAGATGGTGCCGGAGGTGGTTCAACCCCAAAAAGGGAAGACGAATGCCAGGGTGTTGTACTTCCACGGCTGCGCCACCAAGTACCTCTACGGCGACGTCGGCTTGGCGGTGGTCGATGTTTTGGGTAAGATGGGAGTAGAGGTAATCATCCCGAAGGATCAGGGATGCTGCGGGTTGCCGGTATTCTTTTCGGGAGAGCGGAAGGCCTCAATCGAGGTAATCCGGGAAAATCTGCGTCTCTTTGCGCGGGACGATGTGGATGCGGTGATCATTGACTGCGCCACCTGCAGCGCCTCGTTAAAAAATGAGTACCATCCTATTTTAAAGGAGCTGCAGGAGCTGGGTGAAGACGTGACTGACCAGGAGCTGAAGGCCGCAGCGCTGCTTTCGGCCAAGGTTCAGGATGTCAGTCTTTTCATCGATTCTCATAAGGAGTGGCTCCCGGCGATGAAGCCGGCCGGCGAAAAGATCAGGGTTACCTATCACGATCCCTGCCATCTGGCGAAAGGCCAGAAGGTGAGCGCACAGCCGAGGAATCTGCTGAAGTCGATTCCGGGCGTGGAATTTGTGGAAATGAACGGGGCGATCGACTGTTGCGGCGGCGGCGGTTCTTTTCAGATCGACTATCCGGAGATCTCGGCAAAGATCACCAAGCGCAAGACCGACAATATCGAGGCGACGAAGGCGCAGTTTTGTGCGACCGGTTGCCCCGGATGCAGTCTGACCATTTCCAACCACCTCGATCCGGCGATCAAGGTGGTCCATACGGTGCAGCTATTGCAGAAGGCCCTGCAATAA
- the dctP gene encoding TRAP transporter substrate-binding protein DctP, with protein MSKVKEEKNAEQAKGAGKESRRNFLKTAAVVAGGAAGVMGFPGVMRLSAAAPIKLKMQTGWDAGTVGYVKFQDFGKKVAEVTEGKLLVECLPAGALVGTFEMFDAVKSGVFDAMHCFDVYWPGKIPVATFLSSYPFALDRPDQWDVWYDVLGGKEIAREAYGKHNMHYIGPIQHDDNLIHSKVPIRSFEDFKGKKIRYPGGIIADIYRAAGVSTVLLPGGEVYPALEKGVIDASDYVGWAINYNLGFAEIAKYIIMGPASTPCLHQPVDLMSININMNSWKKIPKHLQGLLEMAVKWHSWDHYTAIQKANLEAIPKYKAKGVEVIHLKESDIEKFRKFAPELWVKWAKKDPLAMKAFKSQWEYMKSEKVAYYTDKDMVDSKGKKLVI; from the coding sequence ATGAGCAAAGTCAAAGAAGAGAAGAATGCGGAACAGGCAAAGGGCGCGGGTAAGGAATCTCGGCGTAACTTTTTGAAGACGGCGGCAGTTGTGGCCGGAGGCGCGGCAGGCGTTATGGGGTTCCCGGGGGTCATGCGTCTTTCCGCGGCGGCGCCGATCAAACTGAAGATGCAGACCGGCTGGGATGCGGGTACAGTCGGGTATGTAAAATTTCAGGACTTCGGGAAGAAGGTTGCCGAAGTGACCGAAGGCAAGTTGCTGGTCGAATGTCTGCCCGCCGGCGCCCTCGTTGGCACCTTCGAGATGTTCGATGCGGTTAAATCCGGGGTGTTCGACGCGATGCACTGCTTCGACGTTTACTGGCCCGGCAAGATCCCGGTGGCCACCTTCCTTTCCTCGTACCCCTTCGCCCTGGATCGCCCCGATCAGTGGGACGTCTGGTACGATGTGCTGGGAGGCAAGGAAATTGCCCGCGAGGCTTATGGCAAGCACAACATGCATTACATCGGGCCGATTCAACACGACGACAACCTGATCCACTCCAAGGTGCCGATCCGTTCTTTCGAGGATTTCAAAGGGAAGAAAATCCGTTATCCGGGTGGAATCATTGCCGACATTTACCGGGCGGCTGGCGTCTCCACGGTGCTGCTCCCCGGCGGCGAGGTCTATCCGGCACTGGAAAAGGGCGTGATCGACGCTTCCGATTATGTCGGATGGGCGATCAACTACAACCTCGGGTTTGCCGAAATTGCCAAGTACATCATCATGGGTCCCGCTTCCACGCCCTGTCTGCACCAGCCTGTTGACTTAATGAGCATCAATATCAACATGAATTCCTGGAAGAAGATCCCCAAGCACCTGCAGGGGCTTCTGGAGATGGCGGTAAAGTGGCATTCCTGGGATCACTACACGGCGATCCAGAAGGCCAACCTCGAAGCGATTCCCAAGTACAAGGCCAAGGGTGTCGAGGTTATTCACCTGAAGGAGTCCGATATCGAAAAATTCCGGAAATTCGCCCCCGAGCTTTGGGTGAAATGGGCAAAGAAGGATCCGCTGGCGATGAAGGCATTCAAGTCCCAGTGGGAATATATGAAGTCGGAAAAGGTGGCCTACTACACCGACAAGGATATGGTGGATAGCAAGGGCAAAAAACTGGTTATCTGA